One window of Enterobacter sp. RHBSTW-00175 genomic DNA carries:
- a CDS encoding iron ABC transporter permease: MSYQSDINPRHSAWRKVRHTLSIVSHEPANLLGALLLMLFSWIILAPVMSVLLNAVLVQSGDEGRTGATEGTFTAWYLLRTLTSRMSELLLWTPLLNTLAVALSTVAIALIVGVALAWLINRTDIAGRKWFATLLIVPFMLPSWTFALAWSTIFKNHAIGGQPGWLEAMGIQTPNWMAYGYFPIVTIMVLHYAPLVILIVGNALKRMDSQMEECARVLGASRGVIAFKIIIPLVRPALLSSALLIFADCIGEFALPYILGLPVHFDTLSTGLYRAISTRQSGVAAVIATVIMLMGMLTLMLDMKMLREAKRFVTLGGKGVMERRRTLGRWRTAAAVLPLLFVLLGVAIPLLTLFLSTVMILPGRFTAENFTFDYWIGHDLDTVALHNGILLTPEFWHTVWNTLVIVGSASIACGVLGLLVGYAVMRCHFRWVAAFLRQLTFLPYLVPGIAFATAFLSLFAVARGPVPALYGTPFILILALIAEKMPYASRSGIAAMTQLGKEAEEAARIAGAGWFARIRRIVIPIQAAPLATGILLPFISGIKGVSLFVILATPATDVMTTWSLRLIDYNYQQAANAVVLMIALISWAGTVIIQKITGTGLADGLEK; this comes from the coding sequence GTGTCTTACCAATCCGATATCAACCCACGCCACAGCGCGTGGCGCAAGGTCCGCCATACGCTGTCAATTGTCAGCCATGAGCCCGCCAATCTTCTGGGCGCGCTGCTGCTGATGCTGTTCAGCTGGATAATCCTCGCACCGGTGATGTCGGTGTTGCTGAATGCTGTTCTGGTACAGAGCGGTGATGAAGGCCGCACCGGGGCAACAGAAGGAACATTTACCGCCTGGTATCTGCTGCGTACGTTAACATCACGTATGTCAGAGCTGCTGCTCTGGACGCCACTTCTCAATACCCTGGCGGTGGCGCTGAGCACTGTCGCCATTGCGTTAATCGTCGGTGTCGCGCTGGCGTGGCTGATCAATCGAACCGATATCGCGGGCCGAAAATGGTTTGCCACCCTGCTTATCGTGCCGTTTATGCTCCCTTCGTGGACCTTTGCGCTAGCGTGGAGCACCATTTTCAAAAACCACGCCATCGGCGGCCAGCCCGGCTGGCTGGAGGCTATGGGCATCCAGACCCCGAACTGGATGGCCTACGGCTACTTCCCGATAGTCACTATTATGGTGCTGCACTACGCGCCGCTGGTGATCCTGATTGTCGGTAACGCCCTGAAGCGCATGGACAGCCAGATGGAAGAGTGCGCCCGGGTACTTGGTGCCTCTCGCGGGGTTATCGCCTTTAAAATTATTATCCCGCTGGTACGCCCGGCGCTGCTTTCAAGCGCGCTGCTGATTTTCGCGGACTGCATCGGCGAATTCGCCCTGCCCTACATTCTTGGCCTGCCGGTGCATTTCGATACCCTCTCCACCGGGCTGTACCGGGCGATAAGTACGCGTCAGTCTGGCGTGGCGGCGGTGATTGCAACGGTCATTATGCTGATGGGGATGCTGACCCTGATGCTGGACATGAAAATGCTGCGCGAAGCAAAACGCTTTGTGACCCTGGGTGGTAAAGGCGTGATGGAACGCCGCCGCACTCTGGGTCGCTGGCGTACCGCCGCTGCCGTGCTGCCGCTGCTGTTCGTGCTGCTGGGTGTGGCAATCCCCCTGCTGACTCTGTTCCTGTCGACGGTGATGATCCTGCCAGGCCGCTTTACTGCCGAAAACTTTACCTTCGATTACTGGATTGGTCACGACCTCGATACCGTGGCCCTGCACAACGGCATTCTGCTGACGCCGGAGTTCTGGCACACGGTGTGGAACACGCTGGTGATTGTCGGCTCGGCCTCCATCGCCTGCGGCGTGCTGGGCCTGCTGGTGGGTTATGCGGTGATGCGCTGTCACTTCCGCTGGGTTGCCGCCTTCCTGCGCCAGCTGACCTTCCTGCCATATCTGGTGCCCGGCATTGCCTTTGCCACCGCCTTTCTTTCGCTGTTTGCCGTGGCCCGTGGGCCGGTTCCGGCGCTGTACGGTACGCCGTTTATCCTGATCCTGGCGCTGATTGCCGAAAAAATGCCCTACGCCAGCCGCTCGGGGATCGCGGCGATGACCCAGCTCGGGAAAGAGGCCGAAGAGGCGGCGCGGATCGCCGGGGCTGGCTGGTTCGCCCGTATCCGCCGCATCGTTATCCCGATTCAGGCGGCGCCACTGGCCACCGGGATCCTGCTGCCGTTTATCTCAGGAATTAAAGGAGTCAGCCTGTTTGTGATCCTTGCCACGCCGGCAACGGATGTGATGACCACCTGGTCCCTGCGACTGATTGACTACAACTACCAGCAAGCGGCCAACGCCGTGGTGCTGATGATTGCGCTGATTTCATGGGCTGGCACGGTGATTATTCAGAAAATCACCGGTACCGGTCTGGCTGATGGCCTGGAGAAATAA
- a CDS encoding MgtC family protein — protein MEEAMLMFPYIANLLAAMLLGALIGAERQWRQRMAGLRTNALVATGAAVFILSSISTSPDSPGRIAAQVVSGIGFLGAGVIMREGMNVRGLNTAATLWCSAAIGVLCGLGQFWQAAAATLIILCANILLREAAQRINQIPGATEEEKCYVLNIVCQSEYENAIRQLLLNISKEMTLSLQGLVSTAAKEQGHKEIRIELVGNTDCRKARDLIMSRIGGNENITSVRWCVEGS, from the coding sequence ATGGAGGAAGCTATGTTGATGTTTCCTTATATCGCAAATTTACTCGCTGCGATGCTATTGGGCGCGCTGATTGGCGCTGAAAGACAGTGGCGTCAGCGTATGGCCGGCCTACGCACCAACGCGTTGGTCGCCACCGGCGCGGCAGTTTTTATTCTGAGCTCCATTTCTACATCACCGGACAGCCCGGGACGTATTGCTGCGCAGGTAGTTTCTGGCATTGGTTTTCTCGGCGCCGGCGTCATCATGCGTGAAGGTATGAACGTGCGCGGCCTGAATACCGCCGCAACCTTGTGGTGCTCTGCGGCGATTGGCGTGCTGTGCGGATTGGGCCAGTTCTGGCAAGCGGCGGCGGCAACACTGATAATCCTCTGCGCCAATATTCTACTGCGCGAAGCGGCGCAGAGAATTAATCAGATCCCCGGCGCGACAGAAGAAGAGAAATGCTACGTTCTGAATATTGTCTGTCAAAGCGAATATGAAAACGCGATTCGTCAGCTATTGCTTAATATCAGTAAAGAGATGACGCTCAGCCTTCAGGGACTGGTGTCGACAGCAGCAAAAGAACAAGGGCATAAAGAAATCCGCATCGAACTGGTGGGTAATACCGACTGCCGCAAAGCGCGAGATCTTATTATGTCGAGAATTGGCGGGAACGAAAACATTACGTCAGTCCGCTGGTGTGTCGAGGGGAGTTAA
- the mgtA gene encoding magnesium-translocating P-type ATPase: MTDMKIENRKINRSASENDKQHKKSFAIETEAFNSPDHTLARLNSSRHGLTTEDALERLDEYGRNEVAHEQAPLALIQLLQAFNNPFIYVLMALAAVSFVTDYWLPLRNGEETDLTGIIIIVTMVSLSGLLRFWQEFRTNKAAQALKSMVRTTATVLRRGPGNMGPVQEEIAIEELVPGDIIFLAAGDLVPADVRLLESRDLFVSQSILSGESLPVEKYDVLASVSGKGCDRLPEPNKDKSLLEMGNICLMGTNVTSGRAQAVVVATGNRTWFGSLAKSIVGTRTQTAFDRGVNSVSWLLICFMLVMVPIVLLINGFSKGDWVEASLFALAVAVGLTPEMLPMIVSSNLAKGAIAMSRRKVIVKRLNAIQNFGAMDVLCTDKTGTLTQDNIILEHHLDVSGHESDRVLTLAWLNSSSQSGARNLMDWAVLRFGEGRIAPATKERFVKLDELPFDFVRRRVSVSVDDVRHGDKSLICKGAVEEMLMVATHLREGDNVVPLDETRRDLLLAKTKDYNAQGFRVLLVATRKLDDSALTTPLCNADEQGLTVEGMLTFLDPPKESAGKAITALRDNGVAVKVLTGDNPVVTARICLEVGIDAHGILTGAQIEAMTDRELEREVETRSVFAKLTPLQKSRILKTLQKNGHTVGFLGDGINDAPALRDADVGISVDSAADIAKEASDIILLEKDLMVLEEGVIKGRETFGNIIKYLNMTASSNFGNVFSVLVASAFIPFLPMLAIHLLIQNLMYDLSQLSLPWDKMDKEFLRKPRKWDAKNIGRFMLWIGPTSSIFDITTFALMWYVFAANNVEAQALFQSGWFIEGLLSQTLVVHMLRTQKIPFIQSRATLPVLLTTAVIMAIGIYIPFSPLGAMVGLEPLPLSYFPWLVATLLSYCLVAQGMKSFYIKRFGQWF, translated from the coding sequence ATGACTGACATGAAAATAGAAAACCGGAAAATAAACCGGTCTGCGTCAGAAAATGATAAGCAGCATAAAAAAAGCTTTGCCATTGAAACCGAGGCATTTAACAGCCCGGATCATACGCTGGCGCGGTTAAACAGCAGTCGCCACGGGCTCACCACCGAAGATGCCCTGGAACGACTGGATGAATATGGCCGCAATGAAGTGGCGCATGAGCAGGCACCGCTGGCGTTGATCCAGCTTTTGCAGGCATTCAATAACCCGTTTATCTATGTCCTGATGGCGCTGGCCGCCGTCAGTTTCGTGACCGATTACTGGCTACCGCTGCGTAACGGTGAAGAGACCGATCTGACCGGGATCATTATTATCGTCACGATGGTTAGCCTGAGCGGGTTATTGCGTTTCTGGCAGGAGTTTCGTACCAACAAAGCGGCACAGGCGCTGAAATCCATGGTCCGCACCACGGCGACGGTGCTGCGTCGCGGTCCCGGGAATATGGGGCCGGTGCAGGAGGAGATTGCCATTGAGGAGCTGGTGCCCGGTGACATCATCTTCCTGGCGGCGGGGGATCTGGTTCCGGCGGACGTCCGTTTGCTGGAGTCCCGGGACCTGTTTGTCAGTCAGTCGATACTCAGCGGCGAGTCGCTACCGGTTGAGAAGTATGATGTTCTGGCCAGCGTTTCCGGCAAAGGGTGTGACAGGCTTCCTGAGCCGAACAAAGATAAAAGCCTGCTGGAGATGGGCAATATCTGTCTGATGGGCACTAACGTGACCAGCGGCAGGGCTCAGGCGGTGGTAGTGGCCACTGGAAACCGTACCTGGTTTGGTTCGCTGGCGAAATCTATCGTCGGCACGCGTACCCAGACGGCGTTCGACCGCGGGGTAAACAGCGTCAGCTGGCTGCTGATCTGCTTTATGCTGGTGATGGTACCGATTGTGCTGCTGATTAACGGCTTCAGCAAAGGTGACTGGGTTGAGGCCTCGCTGTTTGCCCTGGCGGTAGCGGTTGGCCTGACGCCGGAAATGCTGCCGATGATCGTCAGCTCCAACCTGGCGAAAGGCGCTATCGCCATGTCGCGGCGCAAAGTGATTGTCAAACGGCTGAACGCCATTCAGAACTTTGGCGCTATGGACGTGCTGTGTACCGATAAAACTGGCACGCTGACTCAGGATAATATCATCCTTGAGCATCACCTGGATGTTAGCGGTCATGAGAGCGACCGGGTGCTGACGCTGGCCTGGCTGAACAGCAGCAGCCAGAGCGGGGCGCGCAACCTGATGGACTGGGCGGTGCTGCGCTTTGGCGAGGGCAGGATTGCGCCAGCGACCAAAGAGCGTTTTGTCAAACTTGATGAACTGCCGTTTGATTTTGTACGCCGTCGGGTATCGGTTTCGGTGGACGATGTTCGCCACGGTGACAAAAGCCTGATCTGCAAAGGCGCTGTCGAAGAGATGCTGATGGTCGCCACGCATCTTCGTGAAGGCGATAACGTTGTGCCGCTGGATGAAACCCGACGCGATCTGCTGTTAGCCAAAACGAAGGACTATAACGCCCAGGGCTTCCGCGTGCTGCTGGTCGCAACCCGCAAGCTGGATGACTCCGCTCTGACCACGCCGCTGTGCAACGCCGATGAGCAGGGGCTGACGGTTGAAGGGATGCTGACTTTCCTCGATCCGCCGAAAGAGAGCGCGGGAAAAGCCATTACCGCGCTGCGCGATAATGGCGTGGCGGTGAAAGTGCTGACCGGCGATAATCCGGTGGTTACGGCGCGTATTTGCCTGGAAGTGGGCATCGATGCCCATGGCATCCTGACCGGCGCCCAGATTGAAGCGATGACGGATCGCGAACTGGAGCGCGAAGTGGAAACGCGCTCGGTATTTGCGAAGCTAACGCCGCTGCAGAAGTCGCGCATCCTGAAAACGCTGCAGAAAAACGGCCACACCGTCGGCTTTCTCGGCGACGGCATCAACGATGCGCCGGCCCTGCGCGATGCTGACGTAGGCATTTCGGTCGACAGCGCGGCGGATATCGCTAAAGAGGCATCGGATATTATCCTGCTGGAAAAGGATCTGATGGTGCTGGAAGAAGGGGTGATCAAAGGACGTGAGACCTTCGGCAATATCATTAAGTACCTGAATATGACCGCCAGCTCTAACTTCGGCAATGTCTTCTCAGTACTGGTGGCCAGCGCGTTTATTCCGTTCCTGCCGATGCTGGCGATTCATCTGCTAATCCAGAACCTGATGTACGATCTCTCCCAGCTCTCGCTGCCGTGGGACAAAATGGACAAAGAGTTTCTGCGTAAGCCGCGCAAGTGGGATGCGAAGAATATCGGCCGTTTTATGCTGTGGATTGGCCCAACGTCGTCCATTTTTGATATCACCACCTTCGCGCTGATGTGGTACGTGTTTGCGGCAAATAACGTTGAGGCCCAGGCGCTGTTCCAGTCCGGGTGGTTTATTGAAGGGCTGCTGTCGCAAACGCTGGTGGTGCATATGTTGAGAACGCAGAAAATTCCGTTTATCCAGAGCCGGGCGACGTTGCCGGTGCTGCTCACCACCGCAGTGATTATGGCGATCGGGATCTACATTCCATTCTCGCCGCTGGGAGCGATGGTGGGACTGGAGCCGCTGCCGCTGAGCTACTTCCCATGGCTGGTCGCGACGCTGCTCAGCTATTGTCTGGTGGCGCAGGGTATGAAGAGTTTCTATATCAAACGTTTCGGTCAGTGGTTCTGA
- the mgtR gene encoding protein MgtR: MNRSPDTIIALIFFLMGLLVLLLAIWQIPF, encoded by the coding sequence ATGAATCGTTCTCCGGACACCATCATTGCGCTGATCTTTTTCCTGATGGGTTTGCTGGTGCTGCTGCTGGCAATCTGGCAAATCCCGTTCTGA
- the mgtU gene encoding magnesium transporter protection protein MgtU, protein MRRGSLDKVFIQVAIIAAIIILLTIWIR, encoded by the coding sequence ATGCGTAGAGGATCGCTGGATAAAGTCTTTATTCAGGTGGCGATTATTGCGGCCATCATTATTCTGCTGACAATCTGGATTAGATAA
- a CDS encoding PDR/VanB family oxidoreductase: MSEMLSVIVDGLWRQGDKSLAVRLVAENGETLPGWQPGAHIDVHLPCGIIRQYSLTGACGDESYLICVGRETASRGGSRYIHETLRPGQKLSISSPRNLFPLNQAERVVLLAAGIGITPLYAMALQLEASGTPFTLHYYVKKRENAAFVREVSGGWRNGECIIHASCEGESPRARLSQDLPAAHDGLHVYTCGPVEFMTKVRDVAAGKGWAETHIHSEAFQPVVPAANADTGDVFTVTLASTGERWPVPADKTIAQVLLENGVAVPLSCEMGICGACLTPVIDGVVDHRDTVQSAEEKGARDQQVALCCSRSHSGELVIGL, encoded by the coding sequence ATGAGCGAGATGCTGAGCGTTATTGTTGACGGGCTGTGGCGCCAGGGCGACAAGAGCCTGGCCGTCAGGCTGGTGGCAGAAAACGGCGAAACCCTGCCTGGCTGGCAGCCCGGGGCGCACATTGACGTGCATCTGCCCTGCGGGATTATTCGCCAGTACTCCCTGACCGGGGCGTGTGGGGACGAAAGCTATCTTATCTGCGTCGGGCGAGAAACGGCGTCACGCGGCGGTTCGCGCTATATCCACGAGACGCTGCGCCCGGGGCAGAAGCTGTCTATCTCCTCCCCGCGCAATCTGTTTCCGCTTAATCAGGCGGAACGGGTTGTGTTGCTGGCGGCAGGGATTGGCATTACGCCGCTGTACGCAATGGCCCTTCAGCTTGAGGCCTCTGGTACGCCATTTACCCTGCACTATTACGTTAAAAAACGTGAAAACGCGGCGTTTGTCCGCGAAGTGTCGGGTGGATGGCGTAACGGCGAGTGTATCATTCACGCCTCCTGCGAGGGAGAAAGCCCACGCGCACGGCTTAGCCAGGATCTGCCAGCAGCGCATGACGGGTTACATGTATACACCTGCGGCCCGGTCGAATTTATGACCAAAGTCCGTGACGTAGCGGCCGGGAAAGGCTGGGCCGAAACGCATATCCACAGTGAGGCATTCCAGCCCGTCGTTCCCGCCGCTAACGCAGACACAGGCGATGTGTTTACCGTCACCCTGGCATCAACCGGAGAACGCTGGCCCGTGCCTGCGGATAAAACGATTGCTCAGGTACTGCTGGAAAATGGCGTGGCGGTCCCGCTGTCCTGCGAGATGGGGATTTGCGGTGCATGTCTGACGCCGGTTATCGACGGCGTGGTGGATCATCGGGATACCGTGCAATCGGCAGAAGAAAAAGGCGCCCGTGACCAGCAGGTGGCGCTGTGCTGCTCGCGGAGCCATTCGGGGGAGCTGGTGATTGGGTTGTGA
- the hpxD gene encoding molybdenum cofactor-independent xanthine hydroxylase subunit HpxD: MIKHPTPPAHCTFEPEDWLRLAKCWHPVARACDIGPAPVKATLLDEQLVIYRINDQVVVARDVCPHRGVPLTLGFHDEHGIICPYHGLRFGEDGRCNRIPSSPDQPVPAKLNLINYAVEERFGLIWTCLAFDPENPVPLPTMPHWDDDGFQQINCPAFEVNGFAGRQVEGFLDVAHFAWIHTSTFADPDNQQVPAYQPQETAFGFVADYWSSVSNYPASSDVQAPEGFEWLRHFEMHLPFTATLTIHFPGDSRLVIMNAASPVSARVTRMFAPIARNVDLHIPVEDVHAFNLRIFEEDRLMVETQRPESLPLDLTLEAHIPADRSSIAYRRGLKKMGFGEFFLV; encoded by the coding sequence ATGATAAAACACCCAACACCACCTGCCCATTGCACGTTTGAGCCAGAGGACTGGCTGCGCCTGGCAAAATGCTGGCACCCGGTTGCCCGGGCGTGCGACATCGGCCCGGCACCGGTAAAAGCCACCCTGCTGGATGAACAGCTGGTTATCTACCGGATTAACGATCAGGTGGTGGTCGCCCGGGACGTTTGTCCCCATCGCGGCGTGCCGCTGACGCTGGGCTTTCACGATGAACACGGGATTATTTGCCCCTATCATGGCTTACGCTTTGGGGAAGATGGCCGCTGCAACCGTATTCCCTCCAGCCCTGACCAGCCCGTACCGGCGAAACTAAATCTGATTAACTACGCCGTGGAAGAGCGCTTTGGCCTGATCTGGACCTGTCTGGCGTTTGACCCGGAAAACCCGGTGCCGCTACCCACCATGCCGCACTGGGATGACGACGGTTTTCAGCAGATCAACTGCCCGGCGTTTGAGGTGAACGGTTTTGCCGGTCGCCAGGTCGAGGGGTTTCTCGATGTCGCCCATTTCGCGTGGATCCACACATCCACCTTTGCCGACCCGGATAACCAGCAGGTGCCCGCCTATCAGCCGCAGGAGACCGCCTTTGGCTTTGTCGCCGATTACTGGAGCTCGGTGAGTAACTACCCCGCCAGTTCGGATGTACAGGCACCAGAAGGTTTCGAATGGCTGCGTCATTTTGAAATGCATCTGCCGTTTACCGCCACGCTAACCATCCATTTTCCGGGCGATTCCCGGCTGGTTATCATGAATGCTGCATCGCCCGTGTCAGCACGCGTAACGCGGATGTTCGCTCCTATTGCGCGCAACGTTGACCTGCATATTCCGGTGGAGGATGTTCACGCCTTTAATCTGCGCATCTTTGAGGAAGATCGCCTGATGGTGGAAACCCAGCGCCCGGAAAGCCTGCCGCTGGATTTGACCCTGGAAGCCCATATACCTGCGGACAGAAGCTCTATTGCCTACCGCCGTGGGTTGAAAAAGATGGGCTTTGGCGAATTTTTCCTGGTATGA
- the hpxO gene encoding FAD-dependent urate hydroxylase HpxO: MKAIVIGAGIGGLSAAVALKKAGIDCTVFEAVKEIKPVGAAISIWPNGVKCMQHLGMGDMMETYGGPMRFMAYKDHLRGDTLTRFSLAPLVARTGGRPCPVSRAELQREMLNFWGRDAVQFGKRVERVREDDAGVTVTFTDGTTATGDFLIAADGSHSAVRPYVLGYTPERRYAGYVNWNGLVKIDEDIAPAHQWTTFVGEGKRVSLMPVSGGRFYFFFDVPLPAGLAEDRLTLKADLSGYFRGWAPPVQKLIAALDPETTNRIEIHDIEPFDSLVRGKVALLGDAGHSTTPDIGQGGCAAMEDAVVLGDCVRDNHNITLALRQYEALRCDRVRDLVLKARKRCDITHGKDMALTRAWYQELSEETGERIINGLCDTIQGGPLG; encoded by the coding sequence ATGAAAGCGATTGTCATTGGAGCGGGAATTGGTGGTCTGAGCGCGGCCGTGGCGTTAAAGAAAGCCGGGATCGACTGTACCGTCTTTGAGGCCGTGAAAGAGATCAAACCCGTTGGCGCGGCCATCTCCATCTGGCCCAACGGGGTGAAATGTATGCAGCATCTTGGCATGGGCGACATGATGGAAACCTACGGCGGGCCAATGCGTTTTATGGCGTATAAGGATCACCTGCGCGGCGATACCCTGACCCGCTTTAGCCTTGCTCCGCTGGTGGCGCGCACCGGCGGTCGTCCCTGCCCTGTCTCGCGAGCCGAATTGCAGCGCGAAATGCTCAATTTCTGGGGGCGAGACGCAGTGCAGTTCGGCAAGCGCGTTGAACGCGTCCGTGAAGATGACGCGGGCGTGACCGTCACCTTTACCGATGGCACCACGGCAACCGGTGATTTTCTGATTGCCGCTGACGGTAGCCACTCGGCGGTGCGCCCGTACGTGCTGGGTTATACCCCAGAACGCCGCTACGCCGGATACGTCAACTGGAATGGTCTGGTGAAGATCGACGAGGACATTGCCCCTGCCCACCAGTGGACCACGTTTGTCGGAGAAGGTAAGCGCGTCTCGCTGATGCCGGTTTCCGGCGGGCGCTTCTACTTCTTTTTCGATGTCCCGCTCCCGGCCGGTCTGGCGGAAGATCGTCTTACCCTTAAAGCCGATCTCAGCGGCTATTTCCGCGGCTGGGCACCGCCGGTGCAGAAGCTTATCGCCGCGCTGGATCCTGAGACGACCAACCGCATCGAAATCCACGATATTGAGCCGTTCGACAGCCTGGTACGCGGCAAAGTGGCGCTGCTGGGTGATGCGGGACACAGCACCACACCGGATATCGGCCAGGGCGGTTGTGCCGCCATGGAGGATGCCGTGGTGCTGGGCGACTGCGTGCGCGACAACCACAACATTACGCTGGCACTGCGCCAGTACGAAGCGCTGCGCTGTGACCGGGTTCGCGACCTGGTGCTGAAAGCCCGCAAACGTTGCGATATCACGCACGGTAAAGATATGGCGCTGACCCGGGCCTGGTATCAGGAGCTCAGCGAAGAGACCGGCGAGCGCATTATTAACGGTCTGTGCGACACCATTCAGGGTGGCCCATTAGGCTGA
- the uraD gene encoding 2-oxo-4-hydroxy-4-carboxy-5-ureidoimidazoline decarboxylase: MTALHDFNQQRYEDALARLLPCVAIPAWAEALVRGRPYPGRDALFDAASSLAQRWDEDALTLALSAHPRIGEKPAGTQAEAVLSRQEQGAVNESDAALARALREGNARYEARFGRVFLIRAKGRSGEDILQALERRLKNTDAQEVQAALEQLREITLLRLEGVIGE; the protein is encoded by the coding sequence ATGACAGCACTGCATGACTTTAATCAACAGCGATACGAAGACGCGCTGGCACGCTTACTGCCCTGCGTGGCGATCCCCGCCTGGGCCGAGGCACTGGTGCGCGGGCGTCCTTATCCTGGCCGGGATGCACTGTTTGACGCCGCCAGCTCGCTGGCACAGCGCTGGGATGAAGATGCCCTGACGCTTGCCCTGAGCGCGCACCCGCGTATCGGTGAGAAACCCGCGGGCACGCAGGCCGAGGCGGTGCTTTCGCGTCAGGAGCAGGGAGCCGTTAACGAAAGCGACGCGGCGCTCGCCCGGGCATTGCGGGAAGGCAACGCCCGCTACGAGGCGCGCTTCGGGCGCGTGTTTCTGATCCGTGCGAAAGGCCGCAGCGGAGAAGACATTTTACAGGCGCTGGAACGGCGGCTGAAAAACACCGACGCGCAGGAAGTGCAGGCCGCACTGGAACAACTGCGGGAAATTACCTTATTACGGCTGGAAGGAGTGATTGGCGAATGA
- the uraH gene encoding hydroxyisourate hydrolase — translation MSTLSTHILDISTGKPAQGVTVRLERDGLVIATGTTNSAGRITEFVAHLPAGRYRLVADIGAWFFQTGRETIYPCAQIDFVTKEAADEHYHLPFVIAPGGWSTYRGS, via the coding sequence ATGAGCACCCTAAGCACCCATATTCTGGATATTTCGACAGGAAAACCCGCCCAGGGCGTAACCGTTCGTCTGGAACGGGACGGGCTGGTGATTGCCACCGGGACGACCAACAGCGCCGGGCGTATTACGGAATTCGTGGCGCACCTGCCGGCAGGCCGTTACCGGCTGGTGGCCGACATTGGTGCATGGTTTTTCCAGACCGGGCGCGAAACGATTTACCCCTGTGCGCAGATTGATTTTGTCACTAAAGAGGCGGCAGACGAGCACTATCATCTGCCGTTTGTGATTGCGCCAGGCGGGTGGTCAACCTACCGCGGCAGTTGA